From Streptosporangiales bacterium, the proteins below share one genomic window:
- a CDS encoding protein kinase, with protein sequence MRAGQLIAGRYRLDERVGSGGMGVVWSATDQKLGRVVAIKRGWVAGGDEGSTRRAEREARIAARLHHPHVITLHDVESDDDDTRWLVMEYFPSRSLADILGHRGTLPERDVARLGAQIAGALEAVHAQGVVHRDVKPGNVLVGDDGVAKLTDFGIARPAWGDVTLTSSGGFGGTPAYFAPEVARGAEPTEASDVFSLGATLFTAVEGAPPFGEPDNPAAMLGRAAAGEVTPTRRSHGLVPVLTALLATDPARRPTAAAARSLLRELVGTGDDTWDIPVVPLRRRSRRRAVTTVAAAAVALAVTVSAVALLAGDRRPGRTAAGAGTPAASTGAVIDDPHTADPCGLIQAETYERFGDAELNRTYGNFDRCDVVVEPSGDQEIDVAVELAPPDPADIPAGTTEKVGALRVVREPEGEGTCDRTVLLADDHRVDLTAKQYDGRSTKLCTMADIATEHAVDVLSRGTFPQRPAPPPESLAGLDACRLLDDEALARIPGVDANDPRVGFGNWGCSWESTTNDLTVDLLFDRDMPLSAADDGHPMRVSGRKAYVEPKGDGDETCLAQTEYRTFSEHDWRKAELLYLVVRGDGPTSRLCDIASDLTKDAAAELPPPR encoded by the coding sequence GTGCGCGCCGGTCAACTGATCGCCGGGCGGTACCGCCTGGACGAGCGGGTCGGGTCGGGTGGCATGGGCGTCGTCTGGAGCGCCACCGACCAGAAGCTGGGACGGGTCGTCGCGATCAAACGGGGCTGGGTCGCCGGCGGCGACGAGGGGTCGACCCGGCGCGCCGAGCGCGAGGCGCGGATCGCGGCCCGCCTGCACCACCCGCACGTCATCACGCTGCACGACGTCGAGAGCGACGACGACGACACGCGCTGGCTGGTGATGGAGTACTTCCCGTCCCGCAGTCTGGCCGACATCCTGGGGCACCGCGGCACGCTGCCCGAGCGCGACGTCGCGCGCCTCGGCGCGCAGATCGCCGGCGCCCTCGAGGCGGTGCACGCCCAGGGCGTCGTCCACCGCGACGTCAAGCCGGGCAACGTCCTCGTGGGCGACGACGGTGTCGCCAAGCTGACCGACTTCGGCATCGCCCGCCCCGCCTGGGGTGACGTGACGCTGACGAGCAGCGGCGGCTTCGGCGGCACCCCCGCCTACTTCGCGCCCGAGGTGGCCAGGGGAGCGGAGCCGACCGAGGCGTCCGACGTGTTCTCCCTCGGGGCCACGCTGTTCACCGCCGTCGAGGGTGCCCCGCCGTTCGGCGAGCCGGACAACCCGGCGGCCATGCTCGGACGTGCCGCGGCCGGCGAGGTGACGCCCACGCGCCGCTCGCACGGTCTCGTGCCCGTGCTCACCGCCCTGCTCGCCACCGACCCGGCGCGACGGCCCACGGCGGCCGCCGCCCGGAGCCTGCTCCGCGAGCTCGTCGGCACGGGCGACGACACGTGGGACATCCCCGTCGTCCCCCTGCGGCGGCGGTCGCGCAGGCGCGCGGTCACGACCGTTGCCGCCGCGGCGGTCGCGCTCGCGGTGACCGTCTCCGCCGTCGCCCTGCTTGCCGGCGACCGCAGGCCGGGACGTACCGCCGCGGGGGCCGGCACCCCGGCGGCGTCGACCGGTGCGGTGATCGACGACCCCCACACGGCGGACCCGTGCGGACTCATCCAGGCCGAGACGTACGAGCGGTTCGGCGACGCGGAGCTCAACCGCACGTACGGCAACTTCGACCGGTGCGACGTCGTCGTGGAACCATCGGGCGACCAGGAGATCGACGTCGCGGTGGAGCTCGCGCCTCCCGACCCCGCGGACATCCCGGCGGGCACGACGGAGAAGGTCGGTGCCCTGCGCGTCGTGCGGGAGCCGGAGGGCGAGGGCACCTGTGACCGTACGGTGCTCCTCGCCGACGACCATCGAGTCGACCTCACCGCCAAGCAGTACGACGGACGCTCGACCAAGCTCTGCACGATGGCCGACATCGCCACCGAGCACGCCGTCGACGTGCTCTCCCGGGGCACCTTCCCGCAGCGCCCCGCACCCCCGCCCGAGTCGCTCGCCGGCCTCGACGCGTGCCGGCTCCTCGACGACGAGGCGCTCGCCCGCATCCCCGGCGTCGACGCGAACGACCCGCGGGTCGGGTTCGGCAACTGGGGATGCTCCTGGGAGAGCACCACCAACGACCTGACGGTCGACCTGCTCTTCGACAGGGACATGCCGCTGTCCGCCGCGGACGACGGCCACCCGATGCGGGTCAGCGGGCGCAAGGCGTACGTCGAGCCGAAGGGCGACGGCGACGAGACGTGCCTGGCGCAGACGGAGTACCGCACCTTCTCCGAGCACGACTGGCGGAAGGCGGAGCTGCTGTACCTCGTCGTCCGCGGCGACGGACCGACCAGCAGGCTCTGCGACATCGCCTCCGACCTCACCAAGGACGCGGCCGCGGAGCTGCCACCACCGCGCTGA